The segment GGGCGATGTCGTACGCCTCGGCGGCCGGCGGAGGCGTGCCGTAGGCGTCGGTGACGGCCCGCCGCCCCAGCTCGGCGAGCCAGGCGGGCATCGGCTTGACGGGGGCGCCATCGCCGTCCACGGCGGTGGGGGCGTAGCCGTACGGGTACCAGTGCCGCCCGAGGCACACCTGCCGGGCGGTCATCGTCCCGCCGCCGGGGGTGTGGACGGTACGCAGCCCGGCCGGCGGGCGGGCCCAGGCGCGGCAGGCCTCCAGGAGCTCGCGCTGGCGCCGCGGCCCGAGCCAGTCGGGCAGGTGCACGGCGCCGGGTGCGACCTCGGTCCGCTCGCGCGCGAAGAGTTCACCGTCCATCCCTCCATTGTCAGGGGCTGCTGGCACACTCGGGGCATGAAGATCAACGAGTACGTGGAAGCGCTGGCGCGGGAAGGCGAGCTGCTGGCGGACGAGGCCGAACGGGCGGGCACGGACGCCCTGGTGCCCACCTGTCCCGAGTGGCGGGTGACCGACCTCCTGCGGCACACGGGGGCGGTGCACCGCTGGGCGGCGGGGTACGTGACGGACGGGCTGGTGGAACCGGTGCCCTTCCCGGCGGCGCCCGAGCTGGTGGGGGCCGAGCTGCTGGCCTGGTTCCGGGAGGGGCACGCCGGGATAGTGCGGGCCCTGAGCGAGGCGCCGGCGGAGCTGGTGTGCTGGACCTTCCTGCCGACGGCGCCGCCCTCGCCGCTGGCGTTCTGGGCGCGGCGGCAGGCGCACGAGACGGCCGTCCACCGCTTCGACGCCCAGGCGGCGCGGGGCGTGGCCTTCGGCGAGGTCACCCCGGAGTTCGCGGAGGACGGGGTGGACGAGCTGCTGACCGGCTTCCACGCCCGGCCGCGCAGCCGGGTGCGGACCGAGGAGCCGAAGGTGGTGCGGGTCCGGGCGGCGGACACGGGCGCGGTGTGGACGGTCCACCTGTCGAAGGAACCGGCCCGGACGGTCCGGGGGGACACGGGCGAGCCGGCGGACTGCGAGCTGACCGGCCCGGCGTCCTGGCTGTACGCGGCCCTGTGGAACCGCCTCCCCCTGGCGGGGCCGGGGGTGACCGGCGACGTGACGCTGGCCCGGCTGTGGCAGGAGACGGCGGGCATCTGAGGGCGGAGACCGGCGGGGGCACGGCGCCCCGCCGGTCACGCCGGTCCGCCGGTCACGCCGGTCCGGCGGTCCGGCGGTCCGGCGGTCCGGCGGTCCGGCGGTCCGGCGGTCCGGCGGTCCGGCGGTCCGGCGGTCCGGCGGTCCGGCGGTCACAGTCTGAACAGCACCCCGCGCCAGGTCCATCCAGCGCCGAGGACGGCCTTCTGCAGCGGGACGCGCATGTCCCGGGTGCCGAAGCGGAACGTCTCGACCTTCTGCCGGCTGCCGTCCGCCGCCTTCCTGACCTCCCACTGCCGGTACACCATGTCCGCGGGCCCGCGCCCGTACTGCCGGTTCGCGCCCTCGGAGGTCGGCGCCCACCGCT is part of the Streptomyces katrae genome and harbors:
- a CDS encoding alpha-ketoglutarate-dependent dioxygenase AlkB family protein, with translation MDGELFARERTEVAPGAVHLPDWLGPRRQRELLEACRAWARPPAGLRTVHTPGGGTMTARQVCLGRHWYPYGYAPTAVDGDGAPVKPMPAWLAELGRRAVTDAYGTPPPAAEAYDIALVNFYGADSRMGMHRDADERSPAPVVSLSLGDACLFRFGNTASRGRPYRDVELRSGDLFVFGGPSRLAYHGVPKVLPGTAPPALGLTGRLNVTLRVGGPGA
- a CDS encoding maleylpyruvate isomerase family mycothiol-dependent enzyme — encoded protein: MKINEYVEALAREGELLADEAERAGTDALVPTCPEWRVTDLLRHTGAVHRWAAGYVTDGLVEPVPFPAAPELVGAELLAWFREGHAGIVRALSEAPAELVCWTFLPTAPPSPLAFWARRQAHETAVHRFDAQAARGVAFGEVTPEFAEDGVDELLTGFHARPRSRVRTEEPKVVRVRAADTGAVWTVHLSKEPARTVRGDTGEPADCELTGPASWLYAALWNRLPLAGPGVTGDVTLARLWQETAGI